The stretch of DNA TTTCCCCCGGGCGGCACCACCGACATGGTCGCCCGACCGCTGGCCCAGCAAATGAGCAAGCTGCTGGGACAACCCGTGGTGGTCGACAACCGGGCCGGCGCCGGCGGCACCATCGGCGCGGGCTATGTGGCGCGCGCCAAGCCGGATGGCTACACCCTCTTTCTGGCTACCATCGCCCACACCATCGCGCCGTCGATCTATAAGAACCTGCCCTACGACTTCATCAAGGATTTCGCCCCGATCACGACGGTGGCCTCGTGCCCGAACGTGCTCATCGTCAATCCGAAGGTGCCGGTCCATTCGGTCACCGAGCTGATCCAATACGCCAAGGCCCACCCTGGCCAGCTCAATTTCGGCTCGGCCGGCATAGGCAGCACGGAACACCTGGCCGGAGAGCTCTTCAAGCGCATGGCCGGCATCCAGATCAATCACGTCCCCTACAAGGGCGGCGCGCCCATGATGACCGACCTGATGTCCGGCCAGATCCAGATGTCGCTCGAGACCAGCGGCTCGGCGCTGACCCAGATCCGCGCCAACACCGTCAGGGCGCTGGGCGTATCCAGCCCCAAACCCAGCGTCTATCTGCCCGGCGTCCCCGCAATCGACCAGGCCGGGCTGCCCGGCTACACATTCCAGACCTGGTACGGCCTGATGGCCCCTGTGAATACGCCCAAGGACGTGCAGGCCAAGCTTTACGCCACCGTCGTCAAGGCGCTGGAATCGCCCGAGATGAAAAAGGCCATGAAGTCCATCGGCGCCGATCCCGGCGGCGAACCTTCCAAGCAGTTCGGCGCCTACATCGTCGAGCAGACCAAGAAGTGGCACGACATCCTGCAGGCCGGGAAATAAGACCTGTCCGGCCGGACGATGCCTGCGGCCGCGGGCCAGGCAAGACAATGCGATCCTTGCCTGGACCACGCATCCGTGTCAGCGGAACGCCAGCATCAGATCCAGATTCTGCACCGCGGCCCCCGAGGCCCCCTTGCCCAGGTTGTCGAACACGGCCGCCAGCACTGCCTGGCCGTGTTCGGCGTTGTGAAATACGCCCAGCCACATATCGTTGGTGCCGTTGAGGACCTCGGGATCAAGGCTGCCGATGACGCTGGTCTGGTCCAACGGCAGCACCTGCACGTGGCGCGAGCCGGCGTAGTGGCGGTCCAAGCAGGCGTGCAGGGCTGCGGCATCCGCGCCCAGCGACACCAAATCCAGCGGTACCGTCAGCACGATGCCTTGCCGGTATGCGCCGTAGGACGGCACGAAGAAAGGCCGGCGCGACAGCCCGATATGCGCCTGCATCTCGGGCACATGCTTGTGCGCCAGACCCAGGCCATAGACCTGGAAGGCAGGCGCCGTCGCCGCGTCCGGGCCTTCGTATTGCTCGACGCCGGCGCGGCCGCCGCCCGAATAGCCCGACACCGCGTGCACGGCCACCGGATAATCGTCGGGTAGCAGACCGGCCTCGCGCAAGGGCCGCAGCAGGCCGATCGCGCCCGTGGGATAGCAGCCGGGGTTCGTCACGCGCCTGGCCGCCGCGACGCGTTCGCCCTGCCCTTGCGTCATCTCGGGAAAACCGTAGACCCAGCCCGGTGTGGTGCGATGCGCCGAGCTGGCGTCGATGACGCGCACAGCCGGGTTGACGACCGACTGCGCGGCCTCCCGCGCCGCGGCATCGGGCAAGCACAGTAGGGCGATGTCGCAATCGTTGATGGCCGCGGCGCGGCGTTCGGCGTTCTTGCGCTCGGCCGCGGCGAGGGTGGCGACGCGGATATCCGCGCGCCCCCTCAGGCGCTCGTGGATCTGCAGGCCAGTGGTGCCCTGGTCGCCGTCGATGAAGACTGTAGGTAAGGACATGATGATTCCCGGCTCCCGATGTGAAATTCGCGAGTCGCCATCTTCGGTCCAGCGCCAGGATATGAAAAGTTGAATCTTATGACTTCATGATTCAGTTTTCATGAATCAGAAAGCCGTTACGACTTCCACCGGGGCGGGCGCTTTTCCATGAAGGCGTCGATACCCTCGCAGGCATCCTGCTCCATCATGTTGTTCGCCATGACCTCGCCTGCGTAGGCGTAGGCATCGGCCAGCGCCATCTGCTTCTGCTTGTAGAACATGGCCTTGCCCAGGCGTATGGCCGCGGGGCTCTTGATGAGGATCTCGGCTGTCTTGCGTGTCACGGCCTCATCCAGTTTGTCGTCGGGCACCGCTTCGTTGACCAGGCCCCAGTCCGCCGCCGTGGCCGCGTCGATAAAGCGCCCGGTCACCAGCATGTCGAAGGCCCGCTTGGACGAGACATTGCGCGACAGGGCCACGGCCGGGGTCGAGCAGAACAGCCCCACATTGATGCCCGAGACGGCAAAGCGCGCCGATTGCGCGGCGATCGCCAGGTCGCAACTGGCCACGAGTTGACAGCCCGCGGCCGTGGCCACGCCGTGGACGCGGGCGATCACGGGTATGGGCAAGGCCTGGATCGCCTGCATCACGCGGCCGCACTTGGCGAAAAGCTCCTGGTAGTAGACAAACTGAGGCCTGCCGCGCATCTCGCGCAAATCGTGTCCGGCGCAAAATGCCTTGCCGGCGCCCGACAGCACAACGCAGCGCGCCTGCGCATCCATGCTGATCGCGGCCAATTCGCGCTGCAAGGCATCGAGCAGCGCGTCGGACAGCGCATTGAATTGCTGCGGACGATTCAACTGCAGCACCACGACGCCGTCCATGTCTTGCCTGAGCAGAAGAGAAGAGGAGATATTTTTATTCATGATCGTGCCCTCCGCAAAAAAGACCAACCCATTGGGTCCAAGGTTAAAGTAATCAAGCTCAAGCATACGTATAAAAACGGATAAAAGACGTAAAAAGCCAATGCGTGAAATCAGCCTGGATCGCCTGCGCACCTTGGTCAGCATCGCCGACCACGGCTCTTTCGCCGAGGCGGCGCGCCTGTTGCACCTGGCCCCGCCCACCGTCAGCCTGCACATTGCCGAACTCGAAGCCCGCGTCGGCGCGCCCCTGCTGACACGCAAGCGCGGCCAGGTGCGGCCCACGGCTATCGGCGAGGCGCTCATCGCGCGCGCGCGGCGGCTGCTGATCGACGCCGACCAGGCGCTGGACGACGTGCACCGTCAGGTGCAGGGCCTCTCGGGCCGCGTGCGGCTGGGCGCATCCACCGGCGCCATCGCCCATCTGCTGCCCCAGGCTCTGGAGACGCTCAGGCGCGACCACCCCGGCATCGACGTACAGGTCGCCGTGCTCACTTCGCAGGACACGCTGTCCGGACTGCGCCAGGGCCTGCTCGATGTCGGGCTGATCGCGATGCCCCAGCCGCCCGTGGCCGGGCTGCGCATCCAGGCCTGGCGACGCGATCCGGTCATGGCTTTCCTGCCGGCGCACTGGTCCGGCCCCGCGCGCGTCACACCGCGCTGGCTGGCGCGGCAGCCGCTCATTCTCAACGACGCCAGCACCCGGCTTTCGCGCCAGACCCTGGAATGGTTCGCCGCGGCGGGCGTGCATCCCGAGCCGCGCATCGAGCTCAACTACAACGACGCCATCAAGAGCCTGGTGGCGGCCGGCTACGGCGCCGCCCTACTGCCGCACGAGGCGGCCGCGCCCGAACCCGGGGCGCGCATCGCCATGCGCCCGCTACGCCCGGCGCTGTGGCGCCAGTTGGGCATCGCCCACCGCGCGGGCGACATCGAGCAGACCACGCGGCACGTGCTCGATGTGCTGCGCGGCATGGCCGCGCAATAGGAAAAAGCCCCCACGCGGCGCCTTCGGCTTGCTGCCCCCAAAGGGAGCCGTTTTGCCTTGGAACAGCGCTGCGGCAAAAAGTCCGGCAAGTTTTTCTTGCTACCATTGACGATCATTCCCGTCTGCAAGGAAGATCATCATGCGTCTGCTGCACACCATGCTGCGCGTCGGCAACCTCGACAACTCCATCGACTTCTACACCCAGGTCCTGGGCATGCGCGTCCTGCGCCGCAACGACTATCCGGACGGCAAATTCACCCTGGCCTTCGTCGGCTACCAGGAGGAAAGCGACGGCGCCGTCATCGAACTCACCCACAACTGGGATACCGAGAAGTACGATCTGGGCACGGGCTACGGCCACATCGCCCTGGAAGTCGAGGATGCCTACGACGCCTGCGCCAAGGTCAAGGACCGCGGCGGCAAGGTCACACGCGAGGCCGGCCCCATGAAGCACGGCACCACCGTCATCGCCTTTGTCGAAGACCCCGACGGCTACAAGATCGAATTCATCCAGCGCAAGGGGCGCCAGGCCTGAATCAGCCGCGCCAAGAGATCCCGCCCATGATCCATCCCATCCTCAAAATGGGCGATCCGCGCCTGCTGCGCGTGGCCGCCCCCGTCGCCAACTTCGGCACGCCCGATCTCGACCGGTTGATCGCCGACATGTTCGAAACCATGGTCGCGGCCCACGGCGTGGGCCTGGCCGCGCCGCAGATCGGCGTGGACACGCAGCTGGTGATTTTCGGTTTCGAGCATAACGAGCGCTACCCCGATGCGCCGGCCGTACCGCTCACCGTGCTGTGCAATCCGGTCATCACGCCCCTGTCTGACGATATGGAAGACGGCTGGGAAGGCTGTCTTTCCGTACCCGGCATGCGCGGCGAGGTGCCGCGCTACAGCCGTATTCACTACAGCGGCTTCGACCCCGAGGGCAAGCCCATCGAGCGCGAGGCCGAGGGCTTTCATGCGCGCGTGGTGCAGCACGAGTGCGATCACCTGATCGGCCGCCTCTATCCCTCGCGCATTCGCGACTTCTCGCACTTTGGCTTCACCGAAGTGCTGTTTCCCGAGATGGACCCCAACAGCGACGATTGACCGAACAGGGAGATTCCATGCGCAAGCCGGACTATCCCGCTGCCGATTCTGCACGCTGGAGCGCAGTCGACGGCTATTTCGCGGGTCTGCTCGCACCGGACGACTCGGCGCTGGCCGATGCACTGGCGACCAACACCCGGGCCGGTCTTCCCGCGTATGACGTTTCCGCCTTGCAGGGCCAGATGCTGGCGCTGCTTGTACAGATCGCGGGCGCCAGGCGCGTCCTGGAGATAGGGACGCTGGGCGGGTACAGCACCCTGCGCATCGCCCGTGCCTTGCCGGCCGACGGCAAGGTCCTCACCATCGAAGCGGATCAGCACCACGCTGCGGTCGCCCGGGAAAACTTCGACCGAGCGGGGCTATCCGGCCGCATAGACCTGCGCATCGGCAAGGCGCTCGATGTCTTGCCCACGCTGCGCGGCCCCTACGATCTGATCTTCATCGACGCGGACAAGCCGAACAATCCCCATTACATCGAATGGGCGCTCAGGCTGTCGCGGCCGGGTACGGTGATCCTCGGCGACAACGTGGTGCGCGGCGGCGCGGTAGCCGATGCGGGCAGCACCGACCCCGCCGTCCAGGGTGTGCGCGGTTTCCTGGACTTTATTGCGCACGAGCCGCGCCTGACGGCAACCGCCATCCAGACGGTCGGCGAGAAAGGCTGGGACGGCTTCGTGCTGGCACGCGTGCTCGCCTGACGCGAGCGCGCCTATTTCTTGGGTTCGGGCAGGTAGGGAATGATGGCGTGCGCGATATTGGGTACGGCCAGGCTTTGCAGCCATACCTTGCCGGGCCCCGTCAGGTTGGCCACGAACAGCCCGTCGCCGCCGAAGAGCACGTTCTTGATGCCCTTCATCAGCGTCATGTCGAAACCCACGCTGGCTTCGAACATACCTATATGGCCTGGATGCACGCGCAGCGACTGGCCCGGCGCCAGATCGTAGAAAACCACGTCGCCGCCCAGCTCCACCCAGGCATGGCCGCTGCCGCTCAGCTTTTGCATGATGAAACCTTCCCCGCCGAAAATGCCGGCGCCCAGCGATCTCTGAAAGCCTATCGCCAGCTCCACGTTCTGCGTGGCGCACAGAAAGCCATGGCGATGCACCATGTAATTGGACTGCGGATTCAACTCGACCTGGACGATCTGGCCGGGCATCTTGGAGGCGAAAGCGACCATGCCCTCGCCCGAGGACACTTCGTAGGTATTGAGAAATAGCCCGCCGCCCGACAAGGCGCGCCCGATCGCGCCGAAAATGCCCTTGGAGCCGCCGGCTCCCATCTTGGTCTGCAGCGCGACGTTGGAGGACATCCAGGAGAACTGCGCAGGCTCGGAGATGATCTGCTCGCCCGGCCCGAAAGTCAGTTGCAGAACCGGCATGGTATTGCCGGAGATTTCGGCTTGCATGGCTACTCCTTTCAAAACGGATGAGGCGATACGTGTCGCCGGTGCCAGCATGTATCATCGAACCGCGCTGCCCTTACCGGCGCTTTCCGCCCTTATAACGTACTCTGAAGACGCAGCCGTGAAAATCGTCATCGCCCCCGATTCGTTCAAGGAAAGCCTGTCCGCGCCCGACGTGGCGCAAGCCATTGCGCAGGGCGTGCTGCGCGCCGCGCCGCAAGCGCAGGTCGTCTGCGTGCCCATGGCCGATGGCGGCGAAGGTACGGTACAGGCCGTGCTGGCCGCCACCGGAGGACAGTGGCGCGAAACCGAGGTGCGCGGCGCGCTGGGCGAACCGCGCAGGGCCGGCTGGGGCTGGCTGGGCGCGGGCAGCGCCGTCATCGAAATGGCCGCGGCCGCCGGCCTGGAACTCATTGCACCCGGTGAGCGCCAGCCTTTGCGCGCCAGCAGCTATGGCGTGGGCCAGCTGGTGCGCGCCGCGCTCGACGCGGGCGCCACCCGCATCATCCTGGGCCTGGGCGGCTCCTGCACCAACGACGGCGGCGCCGGCATGCTCTGGGCGTTGGGCGCGCGTCTGCTCGATGCGCAGGGCCGCGCGCTTGCCGACGGCGGCGGCGCGCTGGGCGCGCTGGCCTCGGTGGACCTGTCCGGCCTGGATCCGCGCCTGAAGCAGACGCGCCTGGACGTTGCCTGCGATGTCGACAATCCGCTGTGCGGCCCCAAGGGCGCCGCGCACATCTTCGGGCCGCAGAAGGGCGCCACGCCCGAGCAGGTGCTCGAGCTCGACCGCAATCTGTCGCACTACGCCGATGTCTGCTCGCGTCATGTGCCGCGCAATGCGCGCGACCTGCCCGGCGCGGGTGCGGCCGGAGGGCTGGGCTATGCGGCGCTGGCCTTTCTCGGGGCGCGCTTTCATCCCGGCGTGGCGCTGGTGGCCGAGATCAGCGGCCTGGAGCAGGCCCTGCAAGGCGCGGCCCTGGCCTATACCGGCGAAGGCCGCATGGATGCCCAGACCCTGCATGGCAAGACGCCTGCCGGCGTAGCCCGTATCGCGCACAAGCTGGGGGTGCCCGTGGTGGCCCTGGCCGGCTCGCTGGGCGAAGGCTACGAAGCCCTGCACAACATCGGCATCACCGCCGCCTTCAGCCTGGCCGGCGGCCCGATGAGCCTGGCCGAGGCCGTCAGGCAGGCGCCCACGCTCCTGGCCCAGCGCGCCTGCGATGCGACGCGGCTGTGGCTGGCGGCGGGCAAGCGTCGGCTCTAGTCTTGCCGGCCGGCGATGCCGTCAATGGCGCGCGCTTTAAACCGCCGCGCGCATCCTCGATATTTTCATAAAGAGAAGGCTTTGCCATGACGTCTTGCGTGCTCCCCCGTCTTTCCGATTCACTGGCCGGCCTGCGCATCGACGGCGCGCGCCTGTGGGACAGCCTGATGCGCCTGGCCCGGATCGGGGCCACGGAAAAAGGCGGCGTCTGCCGACTGGCGCTGACCGACTTGGATCGGCAGGGGCGCGATCTGGTCTGCGCCTGGGCGCGCGATATCGGCTGCACGGTGCGCATCGATGCCATCGGCAACATCTTCATGCGCCGCGCGGGCCGGCGCGAGGACCTGCCGCCGGTCATGACCGGCAGCCATATCGACACCCAGCCCACCGGCGGCAAATTCGACGGCAACTACGGCGTGCTGGCGGGCATCGAGGTACTGCGCACGCTGCAGGACCACGGCCTGGTCACCGAGGCGCCGCTCGAAGTGGTCGTATGGACCAATGAGGAAGGCTCGCGCTTCGTGCCGGTCATGATGGGTTCGGGCGTCTATGCCGGCGCCTTCACCCTGGAGCACGCGCTGTCGCAACGCGATCATGCCGGCATCCGCGTGGGCGACGCGCTGGCCGAGATCGGCTACGCCGGCCACGCCATGCAGACGCCCCATGTCCGCGCCTACTTCGAGGCCCACATCGAACAGGGACCCATACTGGAGGCGCGCCAGGCGGTGATCGGCTCGGTCACCGGCGCGCTGGGCCAGCGCTGGTACGACGTGACCATTACGGGCATGGAGGCCCATGCCGGCCCCACGCCGATGGACCTGCGCCAGGACGCGCTGCTGGCAGGCGCCGAGATCATCCGCCTGGTCAACCGCGTCGCGCTCGAGCACGGCGCGGACAGCCGCGGCACCGTGGGCTGGATCGAGAACCGCCCCAATTCGCGCAACGTGATCCCGGGTACCGTCAGGCTCAGCGCGGATCTGCGCGCCGCCGACGACGCCACGCTCGCCAGCATGGACCGCGCCCTGCGCGCAGGCTGTGCGGCGCTGAGCGCAAAGGTGCGCATCGCAGTCGAGCAGGTGGTGTACTTCCCGCCGCAGCCCTTCGATCCTGCGCTGGTGGAGGCCGTTCGGGAAAGCGCCGGGCAGCTCGGTCTACAGGCGCTGGACATCGTCAGCGGCGCCGGCCACGACGCGGTCTACATGGCCGCGGTCGCCCCCACCGCCATGCTCTTCGTGCCCTGCAAGGACGGCATCAGCCACAACGAGATCGAAGATGCCCGGCCCGAACATCTGGAAGCCGGCTGCAACGTATTGCTGCAAGCCATGCTGCGGGCAGCCGGCGCCCCGGAGGGGCAGGCATGAAAGTCCTGATCGCGCGCATGAACCACGAAACCAACACCTTCTCGCCGGTCCCCACGCCGCTGGCCGCCTTCGGCCCCCTCTACGGTGAAGACGCCTACCGCGACAACCGCGACGGCAGCACGGCCATGTCGGCCTTCATCGATCTGGCCGAGGCGCGCGGCGCCGAGCTGGTCACGCCGCTGTCGGCCTGGGCCAATCCGAGCGGCCCCGTGCACGCAGGCGCCTATGACGCGATGTGCCGCTGCATTCTCGAGGCCATCCCGGGCTGCGAGGCCATCTTCCTGGACCTGCATGGCGCCATGGTCGCGGAAAACAGCGACGACGGCGAGGGCGACCTGCTGGCCAAGGTGCGCGCGGCCGCGCCGGGCGTACCCATCGCCGTGGCCCTGGACCTGCACGGCAATGTCACGCAGACGATGGTCGACAACGCCGATGTCATCTTCAGCTTCAAGACCTATCCGCACGTCGACATGTATGAGACGGGCGAACATGCGGGCCGGCTGCTGTGGGACATGATCGACGGCCGGATCCGGCCGGTGATGGCCTGGCGCATCCTGCCGCTGATGACCTCCACCTTGCGCTCGGCCACTGCCGCGGGTGCGATGCGGGACGCCGTGGACCATGCGCGCCAAGCCCAGGAAGCCGGCGCGCTGGGCGTTTCCATCCTGGCCGGCTTCGGGCTGGCCGACATCCCGCGCCCCTGCCTGAGCGTGGTCGTAATCGCCGACGGCGACCGCCAGCAGGCAGAGCGCATCGCCGCCGACATCGCGGCGCGGATGTGGTCGCAGCGCGAGGGCTTCGTCTATCGCAGCGAACCGCTGGCGCATTCGCTGGCGCGCGCCCAGGCCATGGCGCTGCAGGCCGACAAGCCCATACTGCTGCTGGACCACGGCGACAATTGCAATTCCGGCGGCACCTGCGACACCACCGGGGTTCTGGAACAAGCCCTGGCCCTGGGCATGGACGGCATCATGGCCGGCCTGCTGTGCGATCCCGATGCGGTGCAGGCGCTGGCGCTGGCGGGAGTGGGCGCGACCGTTACCCTGCCGATCGGCAACAAGCGTTCGCTCGCGGCGCTGGGCATGCATGCCCGTCCGCTGACCGTGACCGGCACCGTGCGCGCCGTCAGCGACGGCCGCTATACCATTGCCGGCCCGACCTACACCGGCAAAGCCATGAACATGGGCCGCAGCGCTGTGCTCGATATCGGCGCGGCCCGGATCGTGCTCACCAGCCAGACGCACGAACCCTGGGACCTGGGTGTCTTCGAAAGCCTGGGCCTGGACCCGCGGGCCGCGCGCTATCTGCTGCTCAAATCGCGTATGTACTGCCGACCGGTGTTTGTGCCGATCTGCGGCGGTCTGGTCGAATGCGACAGCCCGGGCGCAACGACTTCGAACCTGGCGGTCTACCCGTTCCGCAAGCGCGTGCGACCTATGTACCCGCTGGAAGATGCCGGCTGCGACGCGGGCGCGGCGCCGGCCTGTGCCTGACCGAACCCGACGTGGCCCCAATGCCGGTTCGCGCGCAGACGGCCTAGAAAAACCCGGTCAGCAGCCCGATTGCAGCGCCGCCGAACAGCACCCACAGCGGGTGCACTTTCCTGGCCAGCACCGATACCAAGGCCGCCGCCACCACGATGCAGCCCAGGATGAAACTATTCGCGGCCACCTTGGTGATCAGCCAGGCGCTGGCAACGACCAGGCCGGCCGTCACCGGCATCAGCGCCGTCTGCAGCACGACGCGCCAGGGCCGGTCCTTGAACCGTACCCACAACCCCATCACGATCATGGTGATGAAGTACGAAGGCATGAACATGCCGACGGTCGACGCCAGCAGCCCCGGCAGTCCCGCGATATGCCAGCCCAGCAGCGCCACGATCATCATGTTCGGCCCGGGGGCGGCCTGACTGAGCGCGAACAGCGCGTTGAAATCGGCCGCCGTCATCCAGTGATGCACCGAAACGACCTGGCGCTGCATCTCGGGCAGGACGGTATTGCCGCCGCCGAAGGCCAGCACAGAAAGCTGCGCGAAGATCCCGAACAGGGTTGCCAGTATGCCGGTCATTTGCGCCGCCTCCAGGCCACCAGCGCGGTGCTCGCCAACGTAAGGCCCGCCATGCCGTAGAGCAGGGGGAACCGTGCGAGCGCGATCACCACAAAGCTCAGGCACGCCATCGCCACGGCCGGTTTGTCGCGGAAAAGCGGCCTGGCGACCTTGACGCCCATGGCGATCATCAGGCCCGAGGCCGCGGCGGCCAGGCCGGCAAACAGATGCTGCACGTAGACATCGTTGCGAAAGTGGTCGTAGATGATGCCCAGCAGGACCACCACGATCGTGGGCACCGCGATCATCCCCAGCAGCGCCGCCAGAGCGCCCCGGGGGCCGCGGAACTTCATGCCCACCGCGACCGACATATTGATGATGTTGCCGCCCGGCAGGAACTGGCACAGCCCGAGCAGCTCGGCATACTCTTCGCCGCTGAGCCAGCCTTCGCGCTCGACCAACATGCGGCGGGACAAGGGCAGCGCACCGCCGAACGAGATCATGCCCAGGCGCAAGAAACCCATGAAAAGTTCACGGCGGGTGGGCCGGCGCGCAGAATCCGGCGCGGCGGATGCAACAAGAGAAGTCATGGAGTACGCCCTGGCTGTATTCGGGTTTAGACGAACCGGCACCAGCCTACTCTTATATAAGACCTCTGTCGATCTTTCCGCCTCAATCCCGAAAGTTTTGAAACTGCAGGGGCAGCTCGACGTCGGTCTTGCGCAACAGGGCGATGGCCGCCTGCAAGTCGTCGCGCTTCTTGCCCGTGACCCGCAGCTTGTCGCCGTTGATCTGGCTTTCCACCTTGATCTTGCTGCCCTTGATGGCGGCCACCAGCTTTTTGGCCACGGCCTGCTCGATGCCCTGCTTGATGGTGACCTTCTGGCGGGCACCGCCCAGGTTCTCGATCATTTCTCCTGGATCCACGCAGCGCGCATCGATACTGCGGGCCGACAGGCGCCCGCGCAGAATGTCGAGCATCTGCTTGATCTGGAAAGCGGAAGCGGCCGCAAGGCTGACGACATAGCCTTCCAGCTCGAAACTGGCCTGTACGCCCTTGAAGTCAAAGCGTGTGGCCAGTTCGCGATTGGCCTGATCGATGGCATTGGTCAGTTCGTGCTTGTCGACCTCGGACACGACGTCGAAACTGGGCATGGCGCAATTCCTGAAGGCAAATGGCGGAAAAATCAGTTTAACCGCCCCGCCGCACTCACCGCCGGGGCAGCACGCCCATCGGGTTGACCGGCTGTCCGCCATGGCGCAATTCGAAATACAGTTCCACTCTGCGCGAATCGGTACTGCCCATTTCGGCGATGCGTTGCCCCTGCTTGACGTGATCGCCCTGCCTGACCAAAAGCTTACTGTTGTGGGCATAGATGGTCAGGAAATCATGGGCGTGGCGGATGATGACCATCTTGCCGTAGCCCCGCAGCCCGGCATTGGCGTAGGCCACCGTGCCACCGGCCGCCGCCACCACCGGCGAACCGGACTGGCCCGTGATGACCAGCCCGCGCGAAGTGGAACCGTTGTAGGACGCCAACAATTTACCCCGGGCCGGCCAGACCAGCGAAATGCCGCGAACCGGCGCCGAGGCCGCCGCCGCCGAACCGATGTACGGCGCGGGCTTGGCGACACTGCGGTTATCGCCGCGCGGCGGTTCGTGCCCTTTCGTGCTGGCGTCGTGGAAAGGCGGCTGAATCCGCAGGAGCATGCCAGTCGATATCTCGTTGGCGTCGGACAATTTGTTCCAGCGCATCAGGTCATGCACGCTCTGGCCGTATCGGCGGGAGACCTGCGTCAGCGTATCGCCCTCCTTCACCCGGTAATAGGCCGCGGAAGCGGCCGGGGAATTCGAACTGCCGGACATCGCTGAGCAGGCGGCCAGCAGGCCCAGCAAGGCGGCGCAGGCGGCGCGCCGGACCCATGCGGCCCAGGAGCGTAAGTTGGAAGACAGGCAGGCAAAAGATAAAGGCAGAACGGCGAACACAGGAAAGCGGCAGTCAAAAAAAGGGCGGACTAAGAGTAGCAGGAAGTGGCCCGCCGCTTCAGGCGCCATTGGGTCAGGATTTATCAATTCGGGCTTATCTCGAGCCAATCTGGTACCTTCTACGGCGCGGTATCCAAGGAATAACATTCTCCAAACCATGTCCCTTCTGGCTCTGCAAGACCTGTTGTCCGCGCTCAGCAGCGATGCCCCGCTGGGCAAGATCATGGACTCGCTCTGCCGCGAAATCGAGCGGGTCGCGCCCGAGATCGTCGCATGCGTCCTGGTCCTGGACGAGAACAGGTTGATACGCCCGCTCGCCTCGCCCAGCCTGCCCGACAGCTACATCCAGGCGCTCGACGGCATTCCCAGCACGCCCAGCGTCGGCACCTGCGGCGTGGCCATGACGTATGTCAGGCCGCACCTGACCTACGATATTGCACAAGACCCGAACTGGGCCGGGTTCAAGCACCTGGTCGAGCCGCTGGGCCTGCGCACATGCTGGTCCCATCCCATCACGCGCCGCGACGGGCGGGTCCTGGGCAGCCTCGCCTTCTACTTCCGCGAAGCCACCCGGCCTTCGGATTTTCATGAGTCGCTGGTCAAGGTCAGCCTCAATCTGTGTACCCTGGCCTTCGAGCACGAAGAGGCGCAGCACAACATCCAAAAGCTCGCGTATTTCGACACACTGACCGGCCTGCCCAACCGGGCGATGCTGCGCAAGGAACTCAAGCGCATCCTCACACAGGCGCAGCGCAGCGCGTCTTCCTTTGCCCTGGTGTTCCTAGACCTGGACAATTTCAAGGAAATCAATGACGGATACGGCCACCTCGCCGGCGACGAAGTCCTGTGCCAGAGCAGCCGGCGGCTGCAGGACTGCG from Bordetella sp. FB-8 encodes:
- a CDS encoding glycerate kinase, with the protein product MKIVIAPDSFKESLSAPDVAQAIAQGVLRAAPQAQVVCVPMADGGEGTVQAVLAATGGQWRETEVRGALGEPRRAGWGWLGAGSAVIEMAAAAGLELIAPGERQPLRASSYGVGQLVRAALDAGATRIILGLGGSCTNDGGAGMLWALGARLLDAQGRALADGGGALGALASVDLSGLDPRLKQTRLDVACDVDNPLCGPKGAAHIFGPQKGATPEQVLELDRNLSHYADVCSRHVPRNARDLPGAGAAGGLGYAALAFLGARFHPGVALVAEISGLEQALQGAALAYTGEGRMDAQTLHGKTPAGVARIAHKLGVPVVALAGSLGEGYEALHNIGITAAFSLAGGPMSLAEAVRQAPTLLAQRACDATRLWLAAGKRRL
- a CDS encoding Zn-dependent hydrolase, whose protein sequence is MTSCVLPRLSDSLAGLRIDGARLWDSLMRLARIGATEKGGVCRLALTDLDRQGRDLVCAWARDIGCTVRIDAIGNIFMRRAGRREDLPPVMTGSHIDTQPTGGKFDGNYGVLAGIEVLRTLQDHGLVTEAPLEVVVWTNEEGSRFVPVMMGSGVYAGAFTLEHALSQRDHAGIRVGDALAEIGYAGHAMQTPHVRAYFEAHIEQGPILEARQAVIGSVTGALGQRWYDVTITGMEAHAGPTPMDLRQDALLAGAEIIRLVNRVALEHGADSRGTVGWIENRPNSRNVIPGTVRLSADLRAADDATLASMDRALRAGCAALSAKVRIAVEQVVYFPPQPFDPALVEAVRESAGQLGLQALDIVSGAGHDAVYMAAVAPTAMLFVPCKDGISHNEIEDARPEHLEAGCNVLLQAMLRAAGAPEGQA
- a CDS encoding chromate transporter, with product MTSLVASAAPDSARRPTRRELFMGFLRLGMISFGGALPLSRRMLVEREGWLSGEEYAELLGLCQFLPGGNIINMSVAVGMKFRGPRGALAALLGMIAVPTIVVVLLGIIYDHFRNDVYVQHLFAGLAAAASGLMIAMGVKVARPLFRDKPAVAMACLSFVVIALARFPLLYGMAGLTLASTALVAWRRRK
- a CDS encoding M81 family metallopeptidase, which encodes MKVLIARMNHETNTFSPVPTPLAAFGPLYGEDAYRDNRDGSTAMSAFIDLAEARGAELVTPLSAWANPSGPVHAGAYDAMCRCILEAIPGCEAIFLDLHGAMVAENSDDGEGDLLAKVRAAAPGVPIAVALDLHGNVTQTMVDNADVIFSFKTYPHVDMYETGEHAGRLLWDMIDGRIRPVMAWRILPLMTSTLRSATAAGAMRDAVDHARQAQEAGALGVSILAGFGLADIPRPCLSVVVIADGDRQQAERIAADIAARMWSQREGFVYRSEPLAHSLARAQAMALQADKPILLLDHGDNCNSGGTCDTTGVLEQALALGMDGIMAGLLCDPDAVQALALAGVGATVTLPIGNKRSLAALGMHARPLTVTGTVRAVSDGRYTIAGPTYTGKAMNMGRSAVLDIGAARIVLTSQTHEPWDLGVFESLGLDPRAARYLLLKSRMYCRPVFVPICGGLVECDSPGATTSNLAVYPFRKRVRPMYPLEDAGCDAGAAPACA
- a CDS encoding YajQ family cyclic di-GMP-binding protein, whose translation is MPSFDVVSEVDKHELTNAIDQANRELATRFDFKGVQASFELEGYVVSLAAASAFQIKQMLDILRGRLSARSIDARCVDPGEMIENLGGARQKVTIKQGIEQAVAKKLVAAIKGSKIKVESQINGDKLRVTGKKRDDLQAAIALLRKTDVELPLQFQNFRD
- a CDS encoding chromate transporter is translated as MTGILATLFGIFAQLSVLAFGGGNTVLPEMQRQVVSVHHWMTAADFNALFALSQAAPGPNMMIVALLGWHIAGLPGLLASTVGMFMPSYFITMIVMGLWVRFKDRPWRVVLQTALMPVTAGLVVASAWLITKVAANSFILGCIVVAAALVSVLARKVHPLWVLFGGAAIGLLTGFF
- a CDS encoding TIGR00266 family protein, with translation MQAEISGNTMPVLQLTFGPGEQIISEPAQFSWMSSNVALQTKMGAGGSKGIFGAIGRALSGGGLFLNTYEVSSGEGMVAFASKMPGQIVQVELNPQSNYMVHRHGFLCATQNVELAIGFQRSLGAGIFGGEGFIMQKLSGSGHAWVELGGDVVFYDLAPGQSLRVHPGHIGMFEASVGFDMTLMKGIKNVLFGGDGLFVANLTGPGKVWLQSLAVPNIAHAIIPYLPEPKK